GGGCGTGACTCACCCGTGACGGCGGCGAAATGAGCGAGGCCGCAGCGGATCTTGGTGACGGTGACGGAGGGGTTGAACTCGGATCGTCCAAACAGGGAGAGGGGGATCATCTCGGGGGCGCAGGTGTCAGAAAGCGTGGGACCCTTTCCCAGGATTCCGTAGCCCCAAACAAACACCTCGCCACGCTCTGTAAAAAGAGCCGTGCAAACACGGTTTGGCAAAATTCTCCTAAACACAAACactccaaaatgaaaacaaatcaattttagCATCTGGACCGACTGACCATTGAGGACGGCAACCTGAGTCCCTCCGCAGGCTGCCTGTACCACGTTCCCGCAGCCAGGCAGAGGCAGCCGGCGAGGGGAGTTCACCTGGAAAGCAAAACATGAACCACGAGGGGCGAATGGGTTGAACGGTGTCATTCGTTCGCACCTGCGTGGTGTCGGTGACGGAGGCCAGCTGACGGTATTCCGAGTTCCCCCAGCCGTACAGCTGTCCGTCGGCGGACACCGCCAGGCTGCAGTCCCCGTACGTGCTGAGCTGGCGAACCTTCACGCCCGACAGCTCCCCCAGCACCCGGGTGGGGCTGGGGCAGGCGCCGTGGTGCCCCAAACCTGCCAGCGGCAAATGGTCTTGGATGGAGGCGGCGGACGATAACGCACGTAGGACCGACGACTTACCCGTCTGTCCATCGGCGCCCCACCCGCAGGCGTAGACTTGCCCCGCGTCGGTCAGGAAGAGGCTGTGGTCTTGCCCGCAAGCCACCTGCACCACGCGGCCCTCCATGCCCTCCATTTTGTGAATTGTGTGACTGCCGCTgtggaaaaagaaaactttttcACGACTAGCACAGATATACGTGTATGGTATTTGctagtacagtcttccctcgattatcgcgactccACTTATAGCGAATACACTTCTTTGCCATTATTTTCTGCTAtcaattattgaaaaaaaaaactttttttaagttcatgaacatgtgaaaatccacgctgagcggaagccactcttgctactagaactcagcactgaagaaaaaaaattaaaaaataaattaaaaaaaaaagtacaatatttccatattttcttGTTTGCCAAATGCCAATCAATCCACTTTACTGGGGGGGTGAAAAAATGTTACCAGTCAAAATAGTTTGGAAGCCCAGCTCTGTTAATGCCAGTGTTATCAAgatacatatatttttgtacATGTTGCAGGCCCACTGTGAAAGACAACGCACCTGTACACTTCATCCTCCACGATGCGTCGTCCGCACTGGCCGTAAGCGTTGTTGCCCATGCTGAACACTGCGAGAGACATTTATGATATCTAAATGCTTTCAAAGTCCTCCCTGACTCACCTTAAGCAAGAGCCTCACTGCTTTTGAAGGAGGAGTAACATGATGTACGAGCATATGAACTGACCTCCTTCGCCATCAGTGAGCACGAGTGCGTGCGCTCGCCCGCACGCCACTTCCACGATGCGTGTTTTCTGCGGTTCTCGCAGAGGCAGCTGAACGGGCGAAGGCTCCAGCACGTAATCATAACTATGAACTGAAAGCACAACATGGATGGCGCTGTCAATCAttagcacaaaaacaaaaaaagagattaGCTGTGTGAGAGtaatgcatgcaagacaattGGGAATAGCAACGCCTATAATAAACACAGACAACACAATTTGTATCAATTTCAGTATTAATGATATCGCACAGGAGTCTCAAAAGTCAAACGCACTAATCACAAGTATTTTTAGACAATTAGAGATCTTTCCTTTGTGTAAAAATGTATACTCCTGTGCTACACCTGTCCTGCTAATGTTCAAACTGTTAGCATTATTTGatgcatttaacatttgtggcacATCAATTTTATGTCAAATTAGAAATAAAGCGAGAAGATGAAACACACTATTTTCACCAAATAATTAAGAATGTACTATATCGTGCTACATTGATACACAATTTTTTACTACTTACGTCGGCTTCGCTGCGTACGTTGGAACCCGAGCTGCGAGTCCTTGTTGAGGCCGGCGCCCCACAACTTGGTCACATCTTTGGTGGACGAGGCAAGGAGGGTAAAGCCGTACCCGCAGGCGGCGGACGAGATCTGACAAAAGCAAAGTCGTTATTCACTGGACTGCAGCCGGCGTAGGATTCTTTCTTACCTGCTCCGCTGTCTCCAGTCGGTAAGGCGTGAGCTGGTATTTGCGGACCTTCTTCCTGCCGCTGTCAGGAAGCACAAAGCTGGGAATGCCCAACGCTCCCGTGAAGCTGAAGCCCCACACGAACACTTTGTGGCTGGGTTTTCTGTGCCGACCCACATACTGGAAGACCGGACTGCCGCCGTGTTGCTCTCTTGGGTCCCGCGTGGCGCTGAGTGTCGCGTGCCCGCGACAGTGGACTTTGAGTGCGGAGAAGAGGCGATGTCGACTGTGTTGAATAGCCATGAATCTAATAACCCAAATGGAAAGGATTAAATCTTTTGTTGAGGATGATAAGACATCATTTTGTCAATTTAAATGactttgtcactagtagacatccaatccattagaaGTGGGAGGCTTTAACGGTTTGGATGAAAACAAACTCTATTCACTTAATAGATTCAGGCTAGATTTagagaaaatacaaataagaTTTAGTACATATAGTTGAATGCAGCCCGAAGTCGCcccgacgcaaaatggccgaccaGTGACGATGCCCGTCTCCATTGGCTTAAACCACGCCTCAGACTTATCGAGCTATATACCCATGTGATATCTAGACATCTATATTGAAAGATAAACAAGCTCAGGTTTACACAAATGCATACACACTGAAATCAAAACACGGTTGTATCAATTGGATCGTTGGTTTACACAAATGCATACACGCTAATTAAAACACGGTTGTATCAATTGGATCGTTGCTGCTGTGTCGTTTGTAATGAATCAAAAAACTCAGCTAGTCGGCTACGACGTTTgggtttattttaaacaaaaagggTTGACTTTGTAATCAGCCTACCTTTGCGGAATGTAATGCAAGAAGAATAAAACTTATAAAGTTAAATGTCCCAGTGTCATTTTCACGTGTTTTTGGCGTTTCCACCTTGAGGAAATGACATAATTTTACTTCCtgtgttttttcttcaaattctaCGTTCGTTTCCGTTTTCCGCGTAGAACACGCGCTCTCTAGCGGGTAAAATGGTAATTACCACTGTCCAATCCCTCCATTATAATACATTGATAAATGACTGTAAATACCATGCTACGTTTTTTCAAAGTATTAGACACTTTGCccagtagttttatcttgattttaatgatatttttcaGCTAATCCAAATTAAGTATATGTTCctaataattttttaaaaatataaaatgtaagtTCATACATCGATTAATTATCTTGTGTGATAAATTTAAAGCATTGGTAtcattttgaaattattattttaaaaaaactggttGAGACTGGGAGTAAATGCTCAACTTTCAGTGCAATTAagagcgctagacgtccaaaccatttttaCCTTAGGGGTTTTTCATCCATTGGACAgctaacgccgtcaatggcagccagaagAAAGCACTACAATGGGTTAATACTATGAGGTGAGAAATATGGCTCACTAAACTATTGTTGTGAGAGAAGGCCAGCCATCAATTGGTTGGTCATCCAAATTCGAGCAGGCAAAGAGAAACAGTACTAATCCTTTAAGAGGATCACTGTAGAAAGACGGAGTAAGACAACGGACGGCCGGAGTGCAAAGTCCGCAAATATGATCATCTCCAAGCATTCTGATGAAATTCTATGATGGAAGGGTCGAAAAGGGGAAGCTAAGGTAAGGCTTCTAtaatatcgttttttttttaccatggtgAAAAACTCACAAAAATAGTGTTGATAGTTCCATTAGTATGAAAACTTTTTACACTTCATATTTAGCTCTGCTGGAATCAGCAAAGAACTTTTTAAAAGTGAGAATTTGATTCCTGAAAAAGTACATTTGTATTCATTGAAGCCACTGCAATGCTAGAACATAAGAAATCATATTCAATTGAAACGTATTGTGCCATAAAGTATTTTGTGTACTTGAGATCAAACTTGCAATTCAGTCGAGGCGTCATCATTGTTTAAAATTCACTTTAAAATTAACATACATTGCTTTTTGTGTGATTGTTTATATTAACACCAGTGctcaagttaaatacaactaaaTTGGATCAGTGTTCTTCCACTTGCCACTAGAGGGAGCGCGATTTAGTATTTTAGAAATGACTAAACGCAATAGCGAAGTTAAAATTGTGATCACTAAAAATACTTACAAGATGGCGGCGGTCCCGCTGGAGGTGGCGTGCAGTTTGGCGGGCTGGTCGGGTCTCTACGTGCTGCTGTGTCGGCTCTGGCCTCGGCGCGGTCCCGAATGGAACTGCCGACTCGTCACGCTGACGCACGGCGTCGCCATCGTGACGCTGACGGCGTACGTCATCTTCGTGGACGGGCCCTGGCCCCTCACGCACGCAGGTCAGCAGCGAAAGACGCCACGCCCCGGACGTCCGATCCGTCTGGACGGCGAAGCGCCAACGTGTCGGTCCCTCGCTCCCCAGGTAGCGAGAACACGCCGCGGCAAACGTCGGCGCTGTGCGTCTGCCTGGGTTACTTCCTCTTCGACGCATCCTGGTGCGTGCGCTTCGGTGGCGAGAGCGCCGTCATGCTGGGACACCACGCCGCCAGCATCGCGGGCATCCTGCTGGCGCTGGCCACGGGCGCGTCGGCGTGCGAGACCTGCGCCGTCATCTTTGGCAGCGAGCTCACCAACCCTCTGCTGCAGGCCCGCTGGTTCCTGCGCCGGCTGGGTCGCTACGACAGCCTGCTGGGCGACGCCGTCGACCTGCTCTTCATCGTCCTCTTCGCCGGCGTGCGGGTGGGCGTGGGCGGAGCCCTGTTCTACTGCGAGCTGACATCGCCCCGGACTTCGGCCGTCATGAAGCTGGGGGGCGTGGTCATGTACGGCCTGGCCTGGGTGTTCATGGTGGACATCGCCAGGTTCGGgtacaaaaaaagtcacatgCGCTACCGACAGTGGCGGGAAAAGCGCAAAGAGTCCCGCGTGGACCGACGTCTGGCGGACGAGACCAAACGTCAAAATGAATGAGGACTTTTTGACAAGGGGGAGTTGGCAAAATTGGTCGTGAATTTGCTTCTGGGAGaaaaagtttgttgtttgaCAAGCCTAGCAAATGACACATTTGGAGAGAGACTTTTGGTCGGATTTTGTACTTGGGCGGCGCTTACTGAAAGttttgagactttttttgtgggtctactcGTGATCTACATGCTTACCAAATTGTACGTGAATAATGCCTGATGGACAATCgtgagtttttaaaaatgttgagcATTTTAGTCCTGGAAGTGCCACGAAAATATACACTCCAAACCATAAAATGCCTATGTCTTTTCattgaaataattattattctGGGTCTACCTAATCTTAACAACTCTTACAGACTTATGTGTCTTTGCAGGGATgaatttgaagtttcaaatgttcattttttttatagaattttaaattatttcactGGGGAACTGATTCGTGATTCAAAGAGGGTCCTCTGCATGAGAATAAAGCAAATACAGTTAAAACGTAAaagtcaatgttttatttttcaataaattAAAAGATGAATGTAAATGTAGaagaaaatggtaaaaaaaggaGTTTCGTAGTTTCCGTGCAACTTTTCAAGTCATTGTAGGCTTGGGCAATAAATTAATGTTATGTATTCAAGTTTtgtgatttgttgttttttgggcaaGTGACTAGCTTTAATGATCTATCattttatatatagtttttctttgaataaataaaaactataaataattctgatgaaaaatctaaaaacatggccccccaaaaagactaatgtttttttacactatataactgccattgacaaagacagacatccaattcattcaaacCGTCAAATTTAAGGACGGCAATAGACATTCAATTGAGCGCgcgaaaataaaaaaaccctTCAAATCCaaagaatggagaaaaaaaacactcctcACCGATTTAGTCCTTCTTGGCCAGTTTGTCCTTCCGCCTCTGCCGGACCTCGGCGGCAATTTTGAGCAAGGAGAGCACGAGGGGCACGCCCATGGGTAAGAAAAGCGGGATGTAGATGGCGAACTTCTGGTCGCTGGGGAAGTAGAGAAGGTGCAGCAGCGACGGGTCGAAGAAGGCTCGCTCCGACGCCAGAATGGCCTCCTTGCTGTACTGCAAGGCGAAGGCTAGGTTGCCCAACTCCAGCTCGCCCGTCGCCAGCTGCAGCGACGCCACGGCGTTAGACACCTAAAGAGACGTATCCACATTTTATATCCAAGCAAGACAGCTGGGAAGAAAATGTCAGATTTTCAATTTGTTCAAGTTTTTGTTTTGGCACACTTTCTCATCCCGAAgaatgaatttcaaaataaaattatctTTGCCGCGCTCGAGCCCAGCCCGGTCTGACCTGCTCGGCGATGTTGTCGTTGATCACGATGGTGTCGATCTGGTCGAGCAGCTGCACTAGCGACGTGATGGTCGTGGTCGCCGTGGCGATGTTCTCTACGCTGTGACTCCACATGAGGCGGTCCAGCTCCCAGTCGGAAAGACCCGAGCTGCCCGGCGGCGCCACCAGGACGCCGCTGGGGTGCGCCGTGGGCTTCACGCCCAGCAGGAGACTGCGCGAGAGAGGGGCGGGGTTTAAATTAAGATGTCCCAAACACACGCAAGGCGTTTGGTTACCGTAGCTGGGCGAGAAAGACGCCCATCACTTTGGCCATGTCGATGTCAATGTCAATAGGTAATGTTGCATTTTCCCTGTTTACATTATAAATCTGGGAAAACAGAATATACATCATGtattgttaatgttttttttgcacactcacttgaat
The nucleotide sequence above comes from Stigmatopora argus isolate UIUO_Sarg chromosome 22, RoL_Sarg_1.0, whole genome shotgun sequence. Encoded proteins:
- the rcc1l gene encoding RCC1-like G exchanging factor-like protein isoform X2, which gives rise to MAIQHSRHRLFSALKVHCRGHATLSATRDPREQHGGSPVFQYVGRHRKPSHKVFVWGFSFTGALGIPSFVLPDSGRKKVRKYQLTPYRLETAEQISSAACGYGFTLLASSTKDVTKLWGAGLNKDSQLGFQRTQRSRLHSYDYVLEPSPVQLPLREPQKTRIVEVACGRAHALVLTDGEGVFSMGNNAYGQCGRRIVEDEVYSGSHTIHKMEGMEGRVVQVACGQDHSLFLTDAGQVYACGWGADGQTGLGHHGACPSPTRVLGELSGVKVRQLSTYGDCSLAVSADGQLYGWGNSEYRQLASVTDTTQVNSPRRLPLPGCGNVVQAACGGTQVAVLNERGEVFVWGYGILGKGPTLSDTCAPEMIPLSLFGRSEFNPSVTVTKIRCGLAHFAAVTDRGELFVWGKNIRGCLGIGKRDDQFFPWRVTVPGCVSDVACGVDHTVALVKSIL
- the rcc1l gene encoding RCC1-like G exchanging factor-like protein isoform X1, coding for MAIQHSRHRLFSALKVHCRGHATLSATRDPREQHGGSPVFQYVGRHRKPSHKVFVWGFSFTGALGIPSFVLPDSGRKKVRKYQLTPYRLETAEQISSAACGYGFTLLASSTKDVTKLWGAGLNKDSQLGFQRTQRSRLHSYDYVLEPSPVQLPLREPQKTRIVEVACGRAHALVLTDGEGVFSMGNNAYGQCGRRIVEDEVYSGSHTIHKMEGMEGRVVQVACGQDHSLFLTDAGQVYACGWGADGQTGLGHHGACPSPTRVLGELSGVKVRQLSTYGDCSLAVSADGQLYGWGNSEYRQLASVTDTTQVNSPRRLPLPGCGNVVQAACGGTQVAVLNERGEVFVWGYGILGKGPTLSDTCAPEMIPLSLFGRSEFNPSVTVTKIRCGLAHFAAVTDRGELFVWGKNIRGCLGIGKRDDQFFPWRVRKSKVIFSCRECPKIILIIYLSGNSPSYQVKHAFILV
- the LOC144068344 gene encoding TLC domain-containing protein 5-like; translated protein: MAAVPLEVACSLAGWSGLYVLLCRLWPRRGPEWNCRLVTLTHGVAIVTLTAYVIFVDGPWPLTHAGSENTPRQTSALCVCLGYFLFDASWCVRFGGESAVMLGHHAASIAGILLALATGASACETCAVIFGSELTNPLLQARWFLRRLGRYDSLLGDAVDLLFIVLFAGVRVGVGGALFYCELTSPRTSAVMKLGGVVMYGLAWVFMVDIARFGYKKSHMRYRQWREKRKESRVDRRLADETKRQNE